The Cardinium endosymbiont cEper1 of Encarsia pergandiella nucleotide sequence GTTTCTTGGAGAAGGGCAGGCATTTCATATAAGGCACTTTTGGCTTTTACTTCACGTGGACGTTGTTTATTATCATTAGAAAAAGATTTACTGAATTCCTGATCAGTTAAAAATCTAGCTAACCGTTCCCCATCAAGTAACTTAGAATCCTTTGAATCAACAAATTGGGTACTATCCTTAAGAATTGGGTTGCTAGCTGTACCAATGTTTTTTTTACAATAATCATCTAACTCACCTAACAATTCAGCCATTTTGCTTTCCGAGGCCCCATTATCAATTAGTTTTAGAATCTGATTATAGTAATTAGACAAGTTAACCCACACATCAGATATGCGCTTTAAAGCTGTACCATACGCAAATTTATGCTTAATTCCAACCATTCCTCCACCAGTACGAAATTTAAGGTTCGATATACTTTTAAGTGTCTCTCTCACATCTGGATGATAAACTTCGATATTGGTACCATCTGCAAATTTAGAGCAAAATGTTTGGAGCCTGTCTGCTGCATTTGAAGCTGTAAGGTCGTCCAGGGCAATTGTACTAGGACTGTTTTTCAAACGAGTTATACCTGCAACATCACGCAACAAATATTGATATATATTTTTAAGTGCTTGTATAAAATCTTTAGACAACGGCTTACCCGATTGATCTTTAGGGGTTTGCTCTTCAGCACCTTGCTCCGCATTTCTTGCTGTCTGTTCTCCAGCCGCTTCTTTGTTATCTTTGCTGCAATTACTACCTAGTAATACTCCAGCTAATAATAAACTGGATAAAGAAGGGATTTTGTTTCCAATTTTTTTATAAACCATTTTGACTTAATTTGAATGTTAATTATTTAATTTAACCAATGTGTTAAACACGTAATAGTACGCTGCAATGGACCTATACAGTAAGTATAAGATATAATTATATATTATCCAAATATGCTACTTTAACTTTGGAAAAAAGATTTGCCACCACAATGCTAATACAAAAAAAAATACCATCCAAATATTTGTTACATTTTTTGCTTTAAATAACGGGCGGTATGGTTGTCGTTTTGTTGGATCAATGCTTCGGGCCTACCGGTAAATACGACTTTACCGCCTTGCTGGCCTCCATCGGGGCCTAGGTCAATCAGCCAATCGGCGCTTTTGATTACATCAATATGATGTTCAATGACGAGGGCGGTATGGCCTTGACCGATTAAGGCGTGAATCGCTTGTAAGAATTGGGCTACGTCGTGCATATGGAGTCCGGTGGTGGGCTCATCAAATATAAATAATATGGACTGATCGGTTAATGCTTTTTCTAAATAATAGGCCAACTTAAGCCGCTGGGCTTCTCCTCCACTTAAGGAGCTGGAAGATTGTCCCAATTGGATATAGCCCAACCCTACTTTTTGTAAACCTTTTAGTTTATGGACAATAAGCGGTTGATCGGAAAAAAAAAGCAATGCTTCATCTACGGTCATGCTGAGTACTTGGACAATGGTTTGGCCAAAATAGGTTACTTCAGCTATTTCAGCTTTAAATCGACTTCCTTTACAACGGCCACAGGGTAGGTAAATATCTGCCATAAATTGCATGTCTATCTTCTGCTGGCCTTCTCCTCGACAGTCGGGACATTGCCCTTTTTCGGAATTAAAAGAAAAATGACCTGATTGATAGTGCCGGGAACGGGCGGTGGTGGTTTGGGCAAAAAGATCTCGAATGGGATCATAGAGGGCTAAATAGGTAGCGGGGTTGGAACGGGAGGATTTGCCCAAGGGGTTTTGGTGCACCAGCTCTACGCCCTGAATGGCGGCTAGATCGCCTCCCAATAGGATAGATGGAAGGGCGGACTGGGCTACAAGGGCTGAGGGCTTGGTGAGGTATTGGATTAAAGCAGGATAAAGGACGTCTTTGATTAGGGTAGATTTGCCTGATCCACTGACGCCTGTTACTACGGTTAATACGTTTAGGGGAATGGTGACGCTAACCTGCTGTAGGTTGTGTAGGGTGGCGTTTTGAATATGTACAGCATGGGACCAACTACGTCTGTGGCTGGGTAATGGAATGGTCGCCATGCCATTGAGGTATTGTGCAGTATGGGTGGTCGCTTGCTGCAAGGATTGAAAGGAACCCTGAAAAACCAATGTGCCGCCACCGGAACCTGCTTGAGGCCCTATCTCAATAAGGGTGTCGGCAGCACGCATGACCAATTCTTCATGCTCTACCACTACAACGGTGTTGCCTTGGTTTCTTAAATTTAACAACAAGGCTACCAACTGATCGGTATCACGGGGATGGAGCCCAATGGTGGGTTCATCTAAAATGTACATGGTACCAAAAAGGGGACTACCTAATGCAGTAGCCAATTTAATGCGTTGATGTTCTCCACCAGATAGGGTGGCAATGGGTCTACTCAGGGTTAAATAGGCTAAGCCAACTTGAGCGATATAATGGAGCCTGTTTTTGATTTCTACTACGATTCTTTGGGAAATGGCTGCTTGGCGGGGGGTAAGGGATAATCGATCAAAAAAAGGAATTAAGTCATGAATGGGCATCAACAATAGATCGACCATCGAATGGTTATGGATTTTAATGTAATGGGCATCTGCACGTAGACGACTGCCTTGACAAGCCAAACAGGTGGTCTTCCCGCGGTAACGGGATAGCAAAACCCGATATTGTATTTTATCGGTTTGGGCAGCACAAAACTCAAAAAATCGATCAATACCTATAAAATCGCCATGTCCTTGCCATAGCAGTTTTTGTTGGTCTGGGGTTAAGTGGCTATAAGGGATGTCAATAGGAAAATGAAGGGCTTCATGGGCGGCAAAAAGGGGGGCCAACCACTTACGCATAATGGGACCACTCCAGGGAGCAATGGCACCTTCTACTAGGGAAAGGGCTGGATTGGGTACTACTTTATAGGGGTCTATGCCGATCAATTGCCCAAGACCTGAGCAGCTTTTACAAGCGCCATGGGGAGTATTAAAGCTAAAAAAGGAAACGGTAGGTAGGGTAAAAGTGATGCCGTCTAATTCAAATCGATCTGAAAATTTTTTTTGTTCCCCTCCAATGAGCACTACGACCAGATGGCCTATGCCTTCAAAAAAGGCGATTTGAACAGAATCTGCTATTCTATAGGAATAGGTCTGATCGTCTTTGGTGACTATTATACGGTCTACCAGACCATAAATAGGCTGGTCTAATGAGAGAAAAGTATTCCCTGCCAATAGCTCTTCTATCCAAAAAAGTTGATTCCCTTGCATGACTCTGGTAAATCCTTTGCCTTGTTCGACCTTTAACTTTTTTGTTAAGGTGGCTTGATCGGCTACTAATATGGGATAGAGGATCCATACCTTGGTACCATCTGGCTGTTGTTGAATGTAGTCTACTACATCGGAAACGCTATCTTTTTTGACTGGTCGTCCACTGATCGGAGAATAGGTTGTGCCAATACGACCATAGAGTAAGCCAAGATAGTCACAAAGCTCTGTAAGGGTACCTACGGTAGAACGGGGATTTTTATTAGCAACATTTTGCCGAATGGCAATCGCTGGAGAAAGGCCTTGAATGGCATCGACTGGAGGCTTTTCCATTTTACCTAGAAATTGGCGCGCATAGGCGCTGACGCTTTCTATATACATACGCTGGGCTTCTACAAAAAGGGTATCCAAGACCAAAGAAGATTTACCAGAACCGGATAATCCTGTAACGACTACTAGCTGGTTGCGTGGAATGGCTACATTTACTTTTTTAAGATTATGTGTTTGGGCCCCCTTTATAATAACAAAATCTTTGGGATTGAGGTGGTCTAAGTCTAATGAATGGAACTGCATAAATTGTATATGGTATGGAATAGCCTCTCATCATAGGGTGGAACGATGGGCTGATGGCTATTGGGGTGCTACTATATCCTTATTGGGGAAATGGCTGTAAAGCTACTTTTTAAGCGCATCTCTTATTTCTCTTAAAAGCTTTTCCGTAGACGTATCTGCATTGACTTCTTCGTCCGACTCTTTAAGGCCATAGAGAACTTTTACTAAAATAAAAACGACCAAACTAATGACGAAAAAGTTGAGCAACGCTGCCGCAAAATGGCCAATCTTAATACCTGGACCAATGACTATGGAGGACCAATGTTGATCTGCTTTGGCCAATAGCGGATGGACCATAGGCATAAAAAGATCTTCCACTACTGCAGTAACCATCTTACCAAATGCACCGCCGATAATAACCCCTACGGAAAGGTCTATTACATTGCCTTTAAAGGCAAATCTTTTAAATTCTTTTATAAAAGACATAACTAGATTCGATCTATAGATCATTGGATGATACCAGAAGCTGCCTTAAATATAATCGTATAGCGGGACAGATACAATAGCATGGTCCTA carries:
- the uvrA gene encoding excinuclease ABC subunit UvrA, whose amino-acid sequence is MQFHSLDLDHLNPKDFVIIKGAQTHNLKKVNVAIPRNQLVVVTGLSGSGKSSLVLDTLFVEAQRMYIESVSAYARQFLGKMEKPPVDAIQGLSPAIAIRQNVANKNPRSTVGTLTELCDYLGLLYGRIGTTYSPISGRPVKKDSVSDVVDYIQQQPDGTKVWILYPILVADQATLTKKLKVEQGKGFTRVMQGNQLFWIEELLAGNTFLSLDQPIYGLVDRIIVTKDDQTYSYRIADSVQIAFFEGIGHLVVVLIGGEQKKFSDRFELDGITFTLPTVSFFSFNTPHGACKSCSGLGQLIGIDPYKVVPNPALSLVEGAIAPWSGPIMRKWLAPLFAAHEALHFPIDIPYSHLTPDQQKLLWQGHGDFIGIDRFFEFCAAQTDKIQYRVLLSRYRGKTTCLACQGSRLRADAHYIKIHNHSMVDLLLMPIHDLIPFFDRLSLTPRQAAISQRIVVEIKNRLHYIAQVGLAYLTLSRPIATLSGGEHQRIKLATALGSPLFGTMYILDEPTIGLHPRDTDQLVALLLNLRNQGNTVVVVEHEELVMRAADTLIEIGPQAGSGGGTLVFQGSFQSLQQATTHTAQYLNGMATIPLPSHRRSWSHAVHIQNATLHNLQQVSVTIPLNVLTVVTGVSGSGKSTLIKDVLYPALIQYLTKPSALVAQSALPSILLGGDLAAIQGVELVHQNPLGKSSRSNPATYLALYDPIRDLFAQTTTARSRHYQSGHFSFNSEKGQCPDCRGEGQQKIDMQFMADIYLPCGRCKGSRFKAEIAEVTYFGQTIVQVLSMTVDEALLFFSDQPLIVHKLKGLQKVGLGYIQLGQSSSSLSGGEAQRLKLAYYLEKALTDQSILFIFDEPTTGLHMHDVAQFLQAIHALIGQGHTALVIEHHIDVIKSADWLIDLGPDGGQQGGKVVFTGRPEALIQQNDNHTARYLKQKM
- the mscL gene encoding large conductance mechanosensitive channel protein MscL, with the protein product MSFIKEFKRFAFKGNVIDLSVGVIIGGAFGKMVTAVVEDLFMPMVHPLLAKADQHWSSIVIGPGIKIGHFAAALLNFFVISLVVFILVKVLYGLKESDEEVNADTSTEKLLREIRDALKK